The proteins below come from a single Deinococcus malanensis genomic window:
- a CDS encoding PAS domain-containing protein, whose amino-acid sequence MAPSALPSSLLTDALHACVVGVVVTDALEGDHPIVYANPAFERLTGFGPAEILGRNCRFLQGAEPQQPEVAEIRKAIRHGQSVTVVLRNYRRDGTLFHNELTLSPVRNTAGQVTHYLGFQNDVTTREEARQSAAQSARVLSSTLDRVTDGVTSLDQDGVITYVNGSGAAIAGRTPTDLVGHRLIDVFPTAPLTPLGQSILRARDASSPQRETAFSSEIQKWVEVTTYPAEDGVSVITRDVTEHHQAQVALQRSEQRVSRIFAASPMPVALTRLSDRVFLDVNPAFEDLTGYIRDELIGQPASELNLWVDDTERLNALREVASGNAARKQTVSLRGKSGQIYDCFVSFVPIEIAGDPCVISLVQDMTNENRARRAMEESEER is encoded by the coding sequence ATGGCGCCATCGGCACTTCCTTCGTCCCTCCTGACCGACGCCCTGCACGCGTGTGTGGTGGGTGTCGTGGTCACCGACGCCCTTGAGGGGGATCACCCGATCGTGTACGCCAACCCGGCGTTCGAACGGCTGACCGGCTTCGGTCCGGCTGAAATCCTGGGTCGGAACTGTCGCTTCCTGCAAGGCGCTGAACCTCAGCAACCTGAAGTCGCGGAGATTCGAAAAGCGATCAGGCATGGACAGAGCGTCACCGTGGTCCTGCGCAACTATCGCCGGGACGGCACCCTCTTCCATAATGAGCTCACCTTGAGTCCCGTCAGGAATACCGCAGGTCAGGTGACACACTACCTCGGGTTCCAGAATGATGTGACGACCCGTGAAGAAGCCAGACAGAGTGCCGCGCAGAGTGCCAGGGTGCTTTCCTCCACGCTCGACCGGGTGACGGATGGGGTCACGTCGCTGGACCAGGACGGCGTTATTACGTACGTGAACGGATCTGGCGCCGCGATCGCTGGACGGACGCCCACAGATCTTGTCGGGCACCGGCTCATAGACGTATTTCCTACGGCTCCGCTCACCCCACTCGGTCAAAGCATCCTCCGCGCCAGGGACGCCTCATCCCCACAACGGGAAACCGCATTCTCGAGCGAAATTCAGAAATGGGTTGAAGTCACCACCTACCCCGCGGAGGACGGCGTCTCCGTGATTACCCGTGACGTCACTGAACATCATCAGGCGCAGGTCGCCCTCCAGAGAAGTGAACAGCGCGTCTCCAGGATCTTCGCGGCCAGCCCCATGCCTGTGGCCCTGACCCGCCTGAGCGACCGGGTCTTCCTGGATGTCAACCCGGCCTTCGAGGACCTCACCGGGTACATCCGGGACGAGCTCATCGGTCAACCAGCGTCCGAGCTGAACCTGTGGGTCGATGACACGGAGCGCCTGAACGCCCTGCGAGAGGTGGCCAGCGGAAACGCGGCGCGGAAGCAGACCGTGAGCCTGCGCGGCAAATCAGGACAGATTTACGACTGCTTCGTTTCGTTCGTTCCGATTGAGATTGCAGGCGATCCGTGCGTGATCAGCCTGGTCCAGGACATGACCAATGAGAACCGTGCCCGGCGGGCCATGGAAGAAAGCGAGGAACG
- a CDS encoding alpha/beta fold hydrolase has translation MTHSDSMFAQQSHATISGSGARTLLCAHGFCSHQGIFRHQVAAFGDTHRIVTYDLAGFGQADPALWQADRHHRLEGYAADMVRLIDDLNLKNITLLGASMSAMVGLLASLERPDRFDALVFIGASPRYLNDPKYHGGFERADVDGFYNLVDGRQGWQDALTGMLLNQPVSLVLQEVAQRVRGVRPEVAGVVARAIFESDYRDLLEQARHPVLVTQTRADSAVPTSVAHYLAQHLPDAELTFLPGVGHIPNFTEPDAFTTVLKRFLDRSPVADLALA, from the coding sequence ATGACCCACAGTGACTCTATGTTTGCCCAACAGTCCCACGCCACGATCTCCGGCTCCGGGGCACGTACCCTGCTGTGTGCGCACGGGTTCTGCTCGCACCAGGGCATCTTCCGGCACCAGGTTGCGGCTTTTGGGGACACCCACCGGATCGTGACCTACGATCTGGCCGGATTTGGCCAGGCGGACCCCGCATTGTGGCAGGCCGACCGTCACCACCGGCTTGAAGGGTACGCGGCAGATATGGTCCGCCTGATCGACGACCTGAACCTGAAAAATATCACCCTGCTGGGGGCCTCCATGAGTGCGATGGTTGGGCTGCTGGCCTCGTTGGAGCGTCCGGACCGGTTCGACGCGCTGGTGTTCATTGGCGCCAGCCCACGCTACCTGAACGATCCGAAATACCACGGTGGCTTCGAACGGGCCGACGTCGACGGGTTCTACAACCTGGTGGATGGGCGGCAGGGCTGGCAGGACGCCCTGACCGGCATGCTGCTCAACCAGCCGGTGTCCCTGGTGCTCCAGGAGGTTGCACAGCGGGTTCGGGGCGTGCGGCCGGAAGTGGCGGGTGTGGTGGCGCGGGCCATCTTCGAGTCCGATTACCGTGACCTGCTGGAGCAAGCCCGGCACCCGGTGCTGGTGACGCAGACCCGGGCCGACAGCGCGGTCCCGACCAGCGTCGCGCACTACCTGGCACAGCACCTTCCAGATGCAGAACTCACTTTCCTGCCGGGGGTGGGACACATTCCCAACTTCACGGAGCCGGACGCCTTCACCACCGTGCTCAAACGGTTTCTGGATCGTTCGCCAGTAGCTGACCTCGCGCTCGCCTGA
- a CDS encoding PAS domain S-box protein, with amino-acid sequence MTEFRTTPFTLSALHNNESSFQVLIEHSADIITVLDQRGQILYQSPSAHHHLGCDRNPTPQHHHVNLDYLHPDDRERIVRQVHHSEPGMTLTLCPYRVRHANGSWRWMKGTAVNLLDNPNVRGILVQARDVTVEIQAEKRARALEGLSMALASTSTTDQVVQVILLQGLDAMGAIAGGVVRLDDDAQHVNVLGTAGYPERIERPWRRFPLDSPVPAADALRQGHDLFLTREDWHVLYPHLQHAHAPDTGSHAVLTLKSNGQVIGAITLSFREERALSETERQHLRSVAAQCALALERGDLNARLQQQERLYRKLADYSSDVVSVIALDGTTKFISPALTRMVGYTPEERLGHTVFEGIHPEDRDRVLREFGEAVRSPLPRLVSYRFQHKAGHWVWLESTGTNAIHDPDLCGVVINTRDVTSRMEAEEARRTSERRLQLFGEQSDTLIRIFSAGGVCLYVSPAANNMLGYTPEELGTYGVKELLHPEDQPMVEAAWTAHTPIPAHRMRRPDGTYLWVESTLRRVTDETGVLVEVHVATRDVTSRKEAEDALHLQLCRFQHLVNLTAEFAAQEGVEQHIHTALERCLDLTPFRYGFYFPINGDTLIEPLQAGQESGEMLAWVAPLEQVHRTGDIGKALRRHQAYFAGQDQALFTPPEPLPRPVWTSLAVLPVVARGVLRGFMTFGTNERVEIDADTRRLLTSVSEQASRAVERSAHLDELKESREETLRALGLALEYRDYETKGHTDRVVALTEQLGQALGFSGDDLDALRWGAFLHDTGKVAIPDAILLKPGKLDAEEWEVIKRHPGIGYEMLHHIPSLPATTLEVVLYHQERWNGSGYPKGLAGADIPLAARVFAVVDVYDALTSERPYKKAWTHEEAAAQLRKEAGILLDAQVVDTFVQLTTREQFPVQEDPHDPQ; translated from the coding sequence ATGACCGAATTTCGCACAACTCCTTTTACGCTCAGTGCCTTGCACAACAACGAAAGCTCTTTTCAGGTCTTGATCGAACACAGCGCCGACATCATTACTGTGCTCGATCAGCGTGGACAGATCCTGTATCAGAGTCCCTCCGCTCACCATCATCTCGGTTGCGACCGCAACCCCACGCCCCAGCACCACCACGTCAACCTGGACTACCTCCACCCGGATGATCGTGAACGAATTGTCCGGCAAGTGCATCATTCCGAGCCGGGAATGACACTGACGCTGTGCCCGTACCGCGTGCGGCATGCCAACGGCAGCTGGCGCTGGATGAAAGGCACCGCCGTCAACCTGCTGGACAACCCCAACGTGCGCGGCATCCTGGTGCAGGCGCGGGATGTCACCGTCGAGATCCAGGCCGAGAAGCGTGCCCGGGCGCTGGAAGGACTGAGTATGGCCCTCGCCAGCACGAGCACCACTGACCAGGTTGTGCAGGTCATTCTCCTGCAAGGACTCGACGCCATGGGGGCCATCGCTGGAGGCGTCGTGCGGCTGGACGACGACGCTCAGCATGTGAACGTCCTGGGAACCGCCGGGTACCCCGAGCGCATCGAGCGTCCCTGGCGGCGCTTTCCCCTGGACTCGCCTGTCCCCGCCGCAGACGCCCTGCGGCAAGGTCACGATCTCTTCCTGACCAGGGAGGACTGGCACGTTCTGTACCCACACCTGCAACACGCCCACGCCCCGGATACCGGCAGCCATGCCGTGCTGACACTCAAGAGCAACGGACAGGTCATCGGAGCGATCACGCTTTCCTTCCGGGAGGAACGGGCCCTCAGTGAAACCGAACGCCAGCACCTGCGCAGCGTCGCGGCCCAGTGTGCGTTGGCCCTGGAGCGCGGTGACCTGAACGCACGACTCCAGCAGCAAGAGCGGCTCTACCGTAAGCTCGCGGACTACAGTTCCGACGTGGTGTCCGTCATCGCGCTGGATGGAACAACGAAATTCATCAGTCCCGCCCTGACACGAATGGTGGGCTACACGCCCGAGGAACGCCTCGGACACACCGTGTTCGAAGGCATTCACCCGGAAGACCGCGACCGCGTGTTGCGGGAGTTCGGCGAGGCGGTGCGCAGTCCTCTACCACGCCTAGTCTCCTACCGCTTTCAGCACAAGGCGGGTCATTGGGTATGGCTGGAATCCACCGGCACCAATGCCATTCATGACCCGGATCTGTGCGGTGTGGTCATTAATACGCGTGACGTCACCAGCCGCATGGAGGCCGAAGAGGCGCGCCGGACGAGCGAGCGCCGACTGCAACTGTTCGGGGAGCAGTCCGATACGCTGATCCGCATTTTCAGTGCTGGCGGTGTCTGTCTGTACGTGTCACCTGCTGCCAACAACATGCTGGGGTACACGCCGGAGGAACTGGGCACCTATGGGGTAAAAGAGCTGCTGCACCCAGAGGATCAGCCAATGGTCGAAGCCGCCTGGACTGCCCACACGCCCATTCCCGCGCACCGGATGCGGCGCCCGGATGGAACCTACCTGTGGGTGGAAAGCACCCTCCGGAGGGTAACCGATGAGACCGGGGTACTCGTAGAAGTGCATGTCGCCACCCGGGACGTCACGTCACGCAAAGAAGCGGAGGACGCCCTGCACCTTCAGCTGTGCCGCTTCCAGCACCTGGTGAACCTGACAGCCGAGTTCGCGGCGCAGGAGGGCGTCGAGCAGCACATTCACACCGCCCTGGAGCGCTGCCTGGACCTGACGCCCTTCCGGTACGGTTTCTATTTCCCGATCAACGGCGACACCCTGATTGAACCGTTGCAGGCTGGGCAGGAATCAGGTGAGATGCTCGCCTGGGTTGCCCCTCTGGAGCAGGTCCACCGCACCGGTGACATCGGAAAAGCACTGCGGCGGCACCAGGCGTACTTCGCGGGGCAGGATCAAGCCTTGTTCACTCCGCCAGAACCGCTGCCCCGGCCGGTCTGGACGTCGCTGGCAGTGCTGCCCGTGGTCGCGCGCGGTGTGCTGCGTGGCTTCATGACCTTCGGCACGAACGAACGCGTTGAGATTGACGCGGACACCCGCCGCCTTCTGACCAGCGTGAGTGAACAGGCCAGCCGCGCCGTGGAGCGCAGCGCCCACCTCGACGAACTCAAGGAGTCCCGTGAGGAGACCCTGCGGGCGCTGGGCCTGGCGCTGGAGTACCGCGATTACGAGACCAAGGGTCACACTGACCGCGTGGTGGCCCTGACCGAGCAACTCGGCCAGGCGCTGGGCTTCTCCGGAGATGACCTGGACGCCCTGCGCTGGGGTGCGTTCCTGCACGACACCGGCAAGGTCGCCATTCCTGACGCCATCCTGCTCAAGCCCGGCAAGCTTGACGCTGAAGAGTGGGAGGTCATCAAGCGTCACCCCGGCATCGGGTACGAGATGCTGCACCATATCCCTTCACTGCCCGCAACCACCCTGGAAGTCGTGCTGTACCACCAGGAGCGCTGGAATGGGAGTGGCTATCCCAAGGGACTGGCAGGCGCGGACATTCCACTGGCCGCGCGGGTGTTCGCGGTGGTGGACGTCTACGACGCCCTGACCAGTGAGCGGCCCTACAAGAAAGCCTGGACGCATGAGGAAGCCGCAGCGCAGCTTCGAAAAGAAGCAGGGATTCTCCTTGACGCTCAGGTGGTCGATACGTTTGTACAACTGACAACCCGGGAGCAGTTTCCTGTCCAGGAGGATCCCCATGACCCACAGTGA
- a CDS encoding diguanylate cyclase: MTPQVLRVLVVDDEENDFILTEDLLQQVQGWSCQADWAGSAAAAAQLIRAQCHDVYLVDYHLGAQSGLDILNLLSASGCTSPAILVTGVDNHQVDLAAMRLGAADYLVKSELSPVALERSLRYAIERARLMCEVDQARQEAETLFTLSVTLEQSRLVEDVMRDSCALLKSAVGIDALLLWQAREDHLFLQHAHGKGGADFLEYRRAGVPRSPVFVWQALDERRPLYIEDAATNPRVLSLYKKAGVRSLAHLPLEVNGKVYVLSYLRQGKERWTSHERRVVEAGARSIGVALERRESMELLAAAALTDGLTGLGNRRAFDAALEAALNSASRHAYAVSIVTFDLDGLKAINDREGHARGDDFLRTFARKMRVGWRREDQLYRFGGDEFVAVLSHTGTGGFEAVRQRVRVAVDEVRQAGFPGADVSVGIAAFPAEARSAAELLRLSDERMYCEKQSHRAQKEGRR, from the coding sequence TTGACCCCTCAGGTACTGCGTGTGCTTGTCGTTGACGATGAGGAGAACGATTTCATCCTGACCGAAGATCTGCTTCAGCAGGTTCAGGGCTGGTCCTGTCAGGCAGACTGGGCTGGCAGCGCGGCGGCGGCAGCACAACTCATACGCGCTCAGTGCCACGATGTATATCTGGTGGATTACCACCTGGGTGCCCAGAGTGGGCTGGATATTCTGAACCTGCTCAGCGCATCCGGATGTACCTCACCAGCAATTCTTGTGACAGGAGTCGACAATCATCAGGTGGATCTGGCCGCCATGCGCCTGGGCGCGGCCGATTACCTGGTCAAAAGTGAACTCAGTCCGGTCGCGCTGGAACGTTCATTGCGCTACGCCATAGAACGAGCGCGGCTGATGTGCGAAGTGGATCAGGCCCGGCAGGAGGCCGAGACCCTGTTCACCCTGTCCGTGACGCTTGAACAGTCGCGTCTGGTCGAAGACGTTATGCGTGACTCCTGCGCCCTGCTCAAGAGCGCGGTGGGTATTGATGCCTTACTGCTGTGGCAGGCCCGGGAAGACCATCTTTTTCTTCAGCACGCTCACGGGAAAGGAGGCGCGGATTTTCTTGAGTACCGGCGGGCGGGCGTCCCCCGCTCACCGGTCTTCGTGTGGCAGGCGCTGGATGAACGCCGTCCTCTGTATATCGAAGATGCCGCGACTAACCCGCGCGTCCTGAGCCTCTATAAGAAGGCCGGAGTCAGAAGCCTCGCGCACCTTCCCCTAGAGGTCAACGGGAAAGTGTATGTCCTCTCCTACCTGCGTCAGGGAAAGGAGCGCTGGACGAGCCATGAGCGCCGGGTAGTGGAGGCGGGTGCCCGGAGCATCGGTGTTGCCTTGGAACGGCGGGAAAGTATGGAGCTGCTGGCGGCTGCCGCATTGACGGACGGTCTCACCGGGTTGGGGAACCGCCGGGCGTTTGACGCCGCCCTCGAAGCCGCCCTGAACAGCGCTTCCAGGCACGCTTACGCCGTCAGCATCGTGACGTTCGACCTGGACGGCCTTAAAGCCATCAACGACCGTGAAGGTCACGCCCGCGGGGATGATTTCCTGCGGACGTTCGCCAGGAAGATGCGTGTGGGGTGGCGGCGCGAAGATCAGCTGTACCGATTTGGTGGTGATGAGTTTGTCGCCGTTCTGAGTCACACCGGAACAGGAGGCTTTGAGGCCGTGCGGCAGCGGGTGAGGGTGGCCGTGGATGAAGTGAGACAGGCGGGCTTTCCTGGGGCGGATGTCAGTGTGGGGATCGCGGCGTTCCCGGCAGAAGCGCGCTCAGCTGCGGAGCTCCTGCGCTTGAGTGACGAGCGCATGTACTGTGAGAAACAGAGTCACCGGGCTCAGAAGGAGGGGCGCCGGTGA
- a CDS encoding response regulator transcription factor, whose product MQQTILVIEDDPDTTRILSSELKDAGFRVLTAPNAVSGLICARSEPLDLVILDLGLPDMHGSEVARRLRRTGQVPIVVLTAMDTLETKVALFEAGASDYLTKPFTPKELLARVRVQLRKQEPAGEVRVGALKLLLHQRLCLYGGHEVRLSPKEFELLALLAEVPGRVYSREVIVSEVWPEGAGSNVVEVHLANLRTKLRQAGAPELVRTARGVGYALRDPG is encoded by the coding sequence ATGCAGCAGACCATTCTGGTGATCGAAGACGATCCCGACACCACCCGGATCCTGAGCTCTGAACTGAAGGACGCCGGATTCCGGGTGCTGACTGCCCCGAATGCGGTCTCCGGCCTCATCTGCGCGCGCTCCGAACCGCTCGACCTGGTCATCCTGGATCTCGGCCTGCCAGATATGCACGGCTCGGAAGTCGCCCGGCGTCTACGGCGGACAGGTCAGGTGCCGATCGTGGTTCTGACAGCCATGGACACGCTGGAGACCAAGGTCGCGTTGTTCGAGGCTGGGGCGTCGGACTACCTCACCAAGCCGTTTACGCCGAAGGAACTGCTGGCCCGGGTACGTGTTCAACTCCGTAAACAGGAGCCTGCTGGAGAGGTCAGGGTTGGCGCGCTCAAGCTGCTCCTTCACCAGCGGTTGTGTTTGTATGGTGGCCATGAAGTGCGGCTGTCGCCGAAGGAGTTTGAACTCCTGGCCCTGCTGGCGGAAGTTCCGGGGCGAGTGTACAGCCGGGAGGTGATCGTCTCGGAGGTGTGGCCGGAGGGGGCGGGGAGCAATGTCGTGGAGGTGCACCTGGCGAACCTGCGAACCAAGCTGCGTCAGGCGGGAGCGCCAGAACTGGTGAGGACAGCTCGGGGGGTCGGGTACGCGCTGCGCGATCCCGGGTGA
- a CDS encoding helix-turn-helix domain-containing protein — protein MLTLAAERWLDQITLDQVASRAGVTVQTVLRHFESKEQLISAAGQHAHQQGRPPAR, from the coding sequence ATGCTGACCCTCGCAGCCGAACGCTGGCTCGACCAGATCACCCTCGACCAGGTTGCGTCCCGGGCCGGTGTCACCGTGCAGACCGTCCTCCGGCACTTCGAATCCAAAGAACAGCTGATTAGCGCGGCCGGCCAGCATGCCCACCAGCAGGGTCGCCCACCAGCGCGATGA
- a CDS encoding MurR/RpiR family transcriptional regulator, with protein sequence MSQVASRFPAASGAVIRIRQQATNLSPTLQRVAAYVSGHTESVMHMTITELATAALVSEATVTRLCRKLGFAGFHAFKIALASDVAGRDTQHPDETGLDPGVHLMRQTCLTLENTLQLSNPRALTQVALAIDRAPRVDLTGQGNSGLVAQYFSHRLMRLGITAVAHTDPHIAAVSISTIPSDGVVIGISSSGSTIDTVQHLRLARAQGHYTVALTHRASSPVTRYADTVLFTAAQEDPITDSVLATLSSQTLMLEFLYTALLSRRPEAQTMLRVTAESVVDKKY encoded by the coding sequence GTGTCACAGGTCGCGTCACGTTTCCCTGCTGCCAGCGGTGCGGTCATTCGCATCCGGCAACAAGCCACCAACCTTTCTCCCACACTGCAGCGTGTCGCTGCGTATGTCAGCGGGCATACCGAATCGGTCATGCATATGACCATTACCGAGCTGGCCACCGCAGCCCTGGTCAGTGAAGCTACCGTCACCCGTCTGTGCCGCAAACTCGGATTTGCCGGATTTCACGCTTTCAAGATTGCGCTGGCCTCGGACGTGGCCGGTCGTGACACCCAGCACCCCGACGAGACTGGTCTCGATCCTGGCGTTCATCTCATGCGTCAGACCTGCCTCACCCTTGAAAATACGCTTCAGCTGTCCAATCCAAGAGCGCTCACCCAGGTGGCCCTGGCCATTGACCGGGCTCCGCGCGTCGACCTCACAGGACAGGGGAACAGCGGTCTGGTCGCACAGTACTTCTCACACCGCCTGATGCGCCTGGGCATCACCGCCGTCGCCCACACCGACCCGCACATTGCCGCGGTCAGCATCAGCACCATCCCCAGCGACGGCGTCGTCATCGGCATCTCCAGCAGTGGCAGCACCATCGACACGGTGCAGCACCTCCGCCTGGCCCGCGCACAGGGTCATTACACGGTCGCACTCACCCACCGGGCCAGCAGCCCTGTAACCCGGTACGCCGACACAGTCCTGTTCACCGCAGCTCAGGAGGATCCCATCACCGATTCCGTGCTGGCGACCCTCAGCAGCCAGACCCTGATGCTCGAGTTCCTGTACA